The Ancylobacter sp. WKF20 genome contains a region encoding:
- a CDS encoding DUF1476 domain-containing protein, protein MSTFDNREDAFEAKFAHDETLKFKAHARRNKALGLWVAEKLGLAGADADAYARTLIEADLQEAGDEDVYRKVKADLDAKGLDVSEHRIRRTMEELLAEAITQLKTEG, encoded by the coding sequence ATGAGCACGTTCGATAACCGCGAAGATGCGTTCGAGGCGAAGTTCGCCCATGACGAGACCCTGAAGTTCAAGGCCCATGCCCGCCGCAACAAGGCGCTCGGCCTGTGGGTCGCCGAGAAGCTCGGCCTCGCCGGCGCCGATGCCGACGCCTATGCCCGCACCCTCATCGAGGCCGACCTGCAGGAAGCCGGCGACGAGGATGTGTACCGCAAGGTCAAGGCCGACCTCGACGCCAAGGGCCTCGACGTGTCCGAGCATCGCATTCGCCGCACCATGGAAGAGCTGCTGGCCGAGGCGATCACCCAGCTCAAGACCGAAGGCTGA
- the purQ gene encoding phosphoribosylformylglycinamidine synthase subunit PurQ, translating into MKSAVLVFPGSNREGDAAKALAAVSGSKPAMVWHAETELPAGTDLVVLPGGFSYGDYLRCGAIAGRAAIMNAVREHAARGGLVLGICNGFQILCESGLLPGVLVRNSRLRFICREALLKVERNDTPFTRRYAKGAIVRFPVAHGEGNYTADAETLKRLEGEGRVLFRYVTASGTRDDTQVLNGAANSIAGIVSEKLNVLGLMPHPENHVDPAIGPTDGRALFESLAGALERA; encoded by the coding sequence ATGAAATCAGCCGTTCTCGTTTTCCCCGGCTCCAATCGCGAGGGCGATGCCGCGAAGGCTCTTGCCGCCGTCTCCGGCAGCAAGCCCGCCATGGTCTGGCACGCGGAGACCGAACTTCCGGCGGGCACCGATCTCGTGGTGCTGCCCGGCGGCTTCTCCTATGGCGATTATCTGCGCTGCGGCGCCATCGCCGGCCGCGCTGCCATCATGAACGCGGTGCGCGAGCATGCCGCCCGCGGCGGGCTGGTGCTCGGCATTTGCAACGGCTTCCAGATCCTGTGCGAGAGCGGCCTGCTGCCGGGCGTGCTGGTCCGCAACTCCCGCCTGCGCTTCATCTGCCGCGAGGCGCTGCTGAAGGTCGAGCGCAACGACACGCCCTTCACCCGGCGCTATGCCAAGGGCGCCATCGTGCGCTTCCCCGTCGCCCATGGCGAAGGCAACTACACCGCCGATGCCGAGACGTTGAAGCGGCTCGAGGGCGAGGGCCGCGTGCTGTTCCGCTATGTCACCGCCAGCGGCACGCGCGACGACACGCAGGTGCTCAACGGCGCCGCCAACTCGATCGCCGGCATCGTCTCCGAGAAGCTGAACGTGCTCGGCCTGATGCCGCACCCGGAAAACCACGTCGATCCCGCCATCGGCCCGACCGATGGCCGCGCCCTGTTCGAGAGCCTCGCCGGAGCGCTGGAGAGGGCCTGA
- the purS gene encoding phosphoribosylformylglycinamidine synthase subunit PurS: protein MKARVLVTLKSAVLDPQGKAIEGALRSLGVPGIASVRQGKVFDVELDGADQAKAEATLKEACEKLLANTVIETYRIEFVS from the coding sequence ATGAAGGCGCGCGTTCTCGTCACCCTGAAATCCGCCGTGCTCGATCCGCAGGGCAAGGCCATCGAAGGCGCGCTGCGCTCGCTCGGCGTGCCCGGCATCGCCAGCGTCCGCCAGGGCAAGGTCTTCGATGTCGAACTGGACGGCGCCGACCAGGCCAAGGCTGAGGCGACGCTCAAGGAAGCCTGCGAGAAGCTGCTCGCCAACACCGTCATCGAAACCTACCGCATCGAGTTCGTGAGCTGA
- the purC gene encoding phosphoribosylaminoimidazolesuccinocarboxamide synthase, with the protein MDFLNRRYPPMSRRRRIYEGKAKVLYEGPEPGTLIQHFKDDATAFNNKKHDVIDGKGVLNNRISEYIFLKLNEIGVPTHFIKRLNMREQLIREVEIIPLEVVVRNVAAGSLSTRLGIEEGTQLPRSIIEFYYKNDALNDPMVSEEHITAFGWATTQEIDDIIALAIRVNDFLSGLFLGVGIRLVDFKMECGRLWEGDMMRIVVADEISPDSCRLWDIKSNDKLDKDRFRRDMGGLVEAYSEVARRLGIMSENERSTGGPVLVKSEPEE; encoded by the coding sequence ATGGACTTCCTCAACCGACGGTACCCACCCATGAGCCGCCGCCGCCGCATTTATGAAGGTAAGGCGAAGGTCCTCTATGAGGGCCCTGAGCCAGGCACGCTGATCCAGCACTTCAAGGATGACGCCACTGCCTTCAACAACAAGAAGCACGACGTCATCGACGGCAAAGGCGTGCTGAACAACCGTATCTCGGAATACATCTTCCTGAAGCTGAACGAGATCGGTGTCCCGACCCATTTCATCAAGCGGCTGAACATGCGCGAGCAGCTCATCCGCGAGGTCGAGATCATCCCGCTTGAAGTGGTGGTGCGCAACGTCGCCGCCGGTTCGCTGTCGACCCGCCTCGGCATCGAGGAAGGCACGCAGCTTCCCCGGTCGATCATCGAATTCTACTACAAGAACGACGCGCTCAACGACCCGATGGTGTCGGAAGAGCACATCACGGCGTTCGGCTGGGCGACCACCCAGGAAATCGACGACATCATCGCGCTGGCCATCCGCGTGAATGATTTCCTGTCGGGCCTGTTCCTCGGCGTCGGCATCCGCCTTGTCGACTTCAAGATGGAATGCGGCCGTCTCTGGGAAGGCGACATGATGCGGATCGTCGTCGCCGACGAGATCAGCCCGGATTCCTGCCGTCTGTGGGACATCAAGTCGAACGACAAGCTCGACAAGGATCGTTTCCGCCGCGACATGGGCGGCCTCGTCGAGGCCTATTCGGAAGTGGCGCGCCGCCTCGGCATCATGTCCGAGAACGAGCGCAGCACGGGTGGGCCGGTTCTGGTCAAGTCCGAACCTGAAGAGTGA